One Thermogemmatispora onikobensis genomic region harbors:
- a CDS encoding aminotransferase class IV, translated as MEQQAIWYVGGRWVHPHEACIPLTDVAVLRGYSVFESLRTYDRRPFRLEDHLDRLYRSAELIDLAIPYTRAEMRAVLEETIRRNPFRHASLRILVTGGVSEDGILPSGEPLLAVLITPLPERDLEAFKRGLRLITCRLQREAPEAKTTSYIAAVRAFKEAVRRGAADALFVNERGEVLEGTRSNFFVFRGETLVTPREGILPGVTRAVVLELARGRFPIEERPLALSELPTVDEAFLTASSKEIMPVVQIDDLVIGSGRPGPRTWELEQRFITLVEQGRF; from the coding sequence ATGGAGCAGCAAGCTATCTGGTACGTTGGTGGACGGTGGGTCCATCCGCATGAGGCCTGCATTCCTCTCACCGATGTGGCCGTTCTGCGAGGCTACAGCGTCTTCGAATCCCTGCGTACCTACGATCGTCGTCCGTTTCGTCTCGAAGATCATCTCGACCGTCTCTATCGCTCTGCGGAGCTCATTGATCTGGCTATTCCCTATACGCGCGCGGAGATGCGGGCGGTGCTGGAGGAGACCATTCGGCGCAATCCTTTTCGCCATGCCTCTCTGCGTATTCTGGTGACAGGAGGTGTGAGCGAGGATGGTATTCTTCCATCCGGGGAGCCGCTGCTGGCGGTCTTAATTACGCCCTTACCTGAGCGCGATCTGGAGGCGTTCAAGCGCGGGTTGCGCCTGATTACCTGTCGCCTGCAGCGGGAGGCCCCGGAGGCCAAAACGACCAGCTACATTGCTGCGGTGCGGGCTTTCAAAGAGGCGGTGCGGCGAGGAGCAGCCGATGCGCTCTTTGTCAACGAGCGAGGGGAGGTCCTGGAGGGGACGCGCAGCAATTTCTTTGTCTTCCGGGGCGAGACGCTGGTGACACCGCGGGAGGGCATTCTTCCGGGAGTAACGCGCGCGGTGGTTCTGGAGCTAGCCCGAGGGCGCTTTCCGATAGAGGAGCGACCTCTTGCTCTCTCCGAGCTGCCTACTGTTGATGAAGCCTTTCTGACTGCCTCGTCGAAGGAGATCATGCCAGTAGTGCAGATCGACGACCTGGTGATTGGCTCAGGCCGGCCAGGGCCACGTACCTGGGAGCTGGAGCAGCGCTTTATTACTCTGGTTGAGCAAGGTCGTTTCTAG
- a CDS encoding DedA family protein, with the protein MLNHLIEALTSLITNLYVSTGLLGIVVAMAIESCCIPLPSEIVMPLAGVMLAQGRLLPGLNSWLALLLVALSGSLGCLLGSMLAYAIGASGGRPLMLKYGRYILISQHDADKADEFFRRWGSATAFFSRLLPVVRTYISLPAGITKMPFGRFCLYTFLGSLPWCLLLAYAGTVLGNHLDTLAPLFHSLDGVIVLALLVLVVLYVWRHIRNDRRARAAHAAAAAQRQEAGRGPVTAGPGEQRLPSTASQAASWGQPVTQPPFGPPWSNAPTPPPAPSPQSPPFSQPWQGSPLQGPPVGGQDYRPHWPVEGQRGPAGPYPRQ; encoded by the coding sequence TTGCTGAATCACTTGATCGAGGCTTTGACCAGCTTGATCACCAATCTCTATGTCTCGACGGGTCTGTTGGGGATCGTGGTGGCGATGGCAATCGAGAGCTGCTGCATTCCATTGCCCAGCGAGATTGTTATGCCTCTGGCCGGGGTGATGCTCGCTCAGGGCCGCTTGCTTCCTGGGCTGAACTCCTGGTTGGCTCTGCTGCTGGTGGCTCTCTCTGGCTCTCTTGGCTGCTTGCTTGGTTCGATGCTGGCCTATGCGATTGGAGCCTCTGGTGGGCGTCCGCTGATGCTCAAATATGGGCGCTACATTCTTATCTCGCAGCATGATGCTGATAAGGCAGATGAGTTCTTTAGACGGTGGGGAAGCGCAACAGCGTTCTTTTCTCGTCTGCTGCCCGTTGTGCGCACGTACATTTCGCTGCCTGCTGGCATTACAAAGATGCCGTTTGGGCGCTTTTGCCTTTATACTTTCCTGGGTTCGCTGCCCTGGTGCCTGCTCTTGGCTTACGCTGGCACAGTCCTGGGCAATCATCTAGATACGCTGGCCCCTCTCTTTCACAGTCTCGATGGCGTGATCGTGCTAGCTTTGCTGGTGCTGGTCGTGCTTTATGTCTGGCGACATATTCGCAACGATCGGCGGGCCCGCGCCGCTCATGCTGCTGCGGCTGCTCAGCGGCAGGAGGCTGGTCGGGGACCAGTAACTGCTGGCCCTGGTGAGCAGCGCCTGCCCTCAACTGCTTCCCAGGCGGCTTCGTGGGGACAGCCCGTGACGCAGCCCCCATTTGGGCCGCCCTGGTCGAATGCTCCGACTCCTCCGCCTGCGCCATCTCCCCAGTCTCCTCCTTTCTCTCAGCCCTGGCAAGGGTCACCTCTACAGGGGCCGCCCGTGGGGGGGCAGGATTATCGTCCACACTGGCCTGTAGAGGGGCAGAGGGGGCCAGCGGGTCCTTACCCTCGTCAATAA
- a CDS encoding EVE domain-containing protein gives MAYFLVKTEPADYGLDDLERERCTVWDGVRNPQAVRFIAQMRPGDRLLLYHSGAQAALVGLARVVSWPRPDPTDPRSQVVEVEFERRLARPVTLREIKASKLFADWSLVRQPRLSVMAVPERFLHWLRGQGLLDPEEEERG, from the coding sequence ATGGCCTATTTTCTGGTGAAGACCGAGCCTGCGGACTATGGGCTAGACGATCTCGAACGCGAGCGGTGCACTGTTTGGGATGGAGTGCGCAATCCCCAGGCAGTGCGCTTCATCGCGCAGATGCGTCCTGGGGATCGGCTACTGCTCTATCATAGCGGGGCCCAGGCGGCGCTGGTTGGTCTGGCGCGTGTTGTTTCCTGGCCGCGTCCTGATCCCACTGATCCCCGCAGTCAAGTAGTCGAGGTCGAGTTTGAGCGTCGACTGGCGCGCCCGGTCACCCTGCGCGAGATCAAAGCCAGCAAGCTCTTTGCCGATTGGAGTCTGGTGCGGCAGCCGCGTCTCTCGGTCATGGCCGTACCAGAGCGCTTTCTGCACTGGTTGCGCGGGCAAGGGTTGCTTGACCCAGAGGAAGAGGAACGAGGGTAG
- a CDS encoding APC family permease, translated as MTTVPQLRPRKPLTAFAIAGSTMAQIAPAFSFYLGMAVITQGVGLGAPFTILLAAIAMFIVGLSVAAFAQRHPSNGSLVTFLGITFGGVLGTTTAVLFSAAYILLLASVMLAIGGWVSFSLQTFYNLSVPWVPLTIVLAFLCWLLTLSGVNRSTAVATASMLIEVAVLLVVSLLSLLRPPAPPSLTPLLPSALENGLSGLGQAFPLAIFLFIGFENSVALAEESEHPQRNIPRAVMLSLALMAVLYLFVSYATVTGFGNSASHLAQSTIPFIDLAQRYLGPLAILAALAGFTSIAGTMLAGTNNLSRVIFNSARERLFPYALAQVSERFGTPTLALTLPFALALVLALVVGLASSDWLTAFGYLSTLGTIPLIFIYGAVNVALIFNPGLALSPLRRYLLPLLGIASIVVPLWALLQPGQQPPYNFFPWITLALLIVALLYSWWRVRSDPALPERIGAFGPEHLTAADATQPGRSAESTVPEGKFDAAAIDSPESQV; from the coding sequence GTGACCACCGTTCCGCAGTTACGGCCTCGCAAACCACTGACAGCATTTGCTATCGCCGGTTCCACTATGGCTCAGATTGCCCCGGCTTTCTCGTTTTATTTAGGTATGGCAGTCATCACCCAAGGTGTGGGGCTTGGAGCGCCTTTCACTATTTTGCTGGCAGCGATCGCCATGTTCATTGTGGGTCTGAGCGTCGCCGCCTTTGCTCAGCGCCATCCCTCAAACGGCTCCCTGGTGACCTTTCTTGGGATCACCTTTGGGGGCGTTCTGGGCACGACCACCGCAGTCCTTTTTAGCGCTGCCTATATCCTGCTTCTGGCCTCTGTCATGCTGGCAATCGGCGGCTGGGTCAGCTTCTCGCTGCAAACCTTCTACAATCTAAGCGTCCCCTGGGTGCCGCTGACGATTGTGCTGGCGTTCTTATGCTGGCTCTTGACCTTGAGCGGCGTCAACCGATCGACAGCAGTGGCCACAGCCTCGATGTTGATCGAGGTAGCCGTCTTGCTGGTGGTCTCGCTGCTCTCTTTGCTCCGTCCACCAGCTCCCCCTTCTCTGACCCCTCTTCTTCCCTCGGCCTTAGAGAATGGCCTCAGCGGCCTGGGCCAGGCTTTTCCGCTAGCTATTTTCCTGTTCATCGGCTTTGAAAATTCGGTGGCCTTGGCTGAAGAGAGCGAGCATCCCCAGAGGAATATTCCGCGAGCAGTCATGCTCAGTCTGGCCCTCATGGCAGTTCTCTACCTCTTCGTGAGCTATGCGACGGTGACCGGTTTCGGCAACAGCGCCAGCCACCTGGCTCAGAGCACCATTCCTTTCATAGATCTAGCTCAGCGCTATCTCGGCCCTCTGGCGATCCTCGCAGCACTAGCCGGCTTCACCAGCATCGCCGGAACCATGCTCGCCGGTACGAATAACCTATCGCGTGTGATTTTCAACTCAGCTCGCGAACGACTTTTCCCTTACGCGCTGGCACAGGTCTCCGAGCGTTTCGGCACGCCCACCCTGGCCCTGACGCTGCCTTTCGCTCTGGCCCTGGTACTAGCCCTGGTGGTCGGCTTAGCCAGCAGCGACTGGCTCACAGCCTTCGGCTACCTTTCAACCCTGGGAACCATTCCACTGATTTTCATCTATGGCGCCGTCAACGTCGCCCTGATTTTCAACCCTGGCCTGGCCCTCTCACCTCTACGACGCTATCTGCTTCCGTTGCTTGGGATAGCGAGCATTGTCGTGCCTCTCTGGGCCTTGCTGCAACCCGGCCAGCAGCCACCTTACAACTTCTTCCCCTGGATCACACTGGCGCTGCTGATCGTCGCCCTGCTCTACTCATGGTGGCGCGTACGCTCCGATCCTGCCTTGCCGGAGCGTATCGGGGCCTTCGGACCGGAGCACCTGACAGCAGCAGATGCCACCCAGCCCGGTCGCTCAGCAGAGAGCACCGTCCCAGAAGGAAAGTTTGATGCCGCAGCCATCGATAGTCCAGAGTCTCAGGTCTAA
- a CDS encoding RibD family protein, whose product MQTLSPLETAFEQREATGQALPLPLPPELASLYGRLAFPPAPVERPYIVSNFVETLDGVAVAHANGKSLDISGGNEHDHMVMGLLRACVDAVIVGAGTLRDASEHRWTPDYIYPPLAAAYRQLRQQLGQAPQPLNVIVSSSGYVDLSLPLFHEPAIRSVLITTAQGQAHLQEQVLPPSLHLLVVGEQGPLQARSIVETLHRWQPCQRLLIEGGPQLMGRFMAERLVDELFLTLAPQLAGRAASELRPGFVSQQLFLPADPRWGELLSLKRAGSYLFLRYRFT is encoded by the coding sequence ATGCAGACCTTATCACCATTGGAGACCGCCTTTGAGCAGAGAGAAGCTACAGGTCAGGCGCTGCCGCTGCCCCTCCCTCCAGAGTTAGCCTCCCTCTATGGAAGGCTGGCCTTCCCACCCGCACCAGTGGAGCGCCCCTACATCGTCAGTAACTTCGTCGAGACGCTCGACGGCGTAGCCGTTGCCCATGCCAACGGGAAAAGTCTGGATATCAGCGGCGGCAACGAACATGATCATATGGTCATGGGGCTGCTACGCGCCTGCGTCGATGCGGTCATCGTAGGAGCCGGCACCCTGCGCGATGCGTCCGAGCATCGCTGGACACCAGACTACATCTACCCGCCGTTGGCCGCCGCCTATCGTCAACTACGCCAGCAGCTGGGCCAGGCCCCCCAACCGCTGAATGTGATCGTCAGTAGCAGCGGCTATGTCGACCTCAGCCTGCCGCTCTTCCACGAACCCGCCATTCGTTCTGTGCTGATTACCACAGCGCAAGGACAGGCCCACCTGCAAGAGCAGGTCTTGCCCCCCAGCTTGCACTTGCTCGTGGTCGGAGAACAGGGACCTCTCCAGGCTCGGTCTATCGTGGAGACATTGCACCGCTGGCAGCCGTGCCAGCGTCTTCTCATCGAAGGTGGCCCTCAGCTGATGGGCCGCTTCATGGCCGAGCGACTGGTCGACGAGCTGTTCCTGACACTGGCCCCACAGCTAGCTGGACGCGCCGCCAGTGAACTACGCCCCGGCTTCGTCTCTCAGCAGCTCTTCCTGCCCGCTGATCCTCGCTGGGGAGAATTGCTTAGCCTGAAACGGGCTGGCAGCTATCTCTTCCTGCGCTATCGTTTCACCTGA
- a CDS encoding chitinase, which produces MSSSLPKVRLRPPLQPRPLLILLSVLLIVSGLAAALFLRWTSGAFAAGSNLVTNPGFESGNLSGWNCDPGDTIVKAPVHSGSYALQMNPTASTTGQCTQTISVQPNSSYTLSAYVDGPYAYLGINGGASNWTSSSSYTLLSVSFTTGASTTSVTIYVHGWYVQGSVYVDDVNLSGPAGSATATPSPTATSSPTPTPSPTPAPTSTPTPKPTSTAAPTPTPTPCTSCGGSLSRHVLTGYWQDFTNGATPLRLSAINSYYNLIAVAFANADPSRPGAVTFSIDSGLSSALGGYTTSQFISDIATLHSQGKKVIISVGGQNGTITVNDATSATNFANSVYQLMTTYGFDGVDIDLENGINPTYLASALRQLSALAGPNLIITLAPQTIDMQSTGGAYFQLALNIKDILTLVNTQYYNSGTMNGCDGKVYAQGSEDFITALTCIQLQGGLRPDQVGLGLPASPSAAGGGYVAPSVVNAALDCLSRGTNCASFKPSTTYPGLRGAMTWSINWDASNGYAFANTVGPHLSSLP; this is translated from the coding sequence ATGTCCAGCAGTCTGCCCAAGGTGAGGTTACGACCTCCTCTGCAGCCTCGCCCCCTGCTCATCCTGCTCTCAGTACTCCTCATTGTCAGTGGTCTTGCAGCGGCTCTTTTTCTGCGCTGGACAAGCGGAGCCTTTGCAGCAGGCAGCAACCTTGTCACCAACCCAGGATTCGAGAGTGGCAATCTGAGCGGCTGGAACTGCGATCCCGGTGATACCATTGTGAAGGCGCCAGTACACAGTGGCAGCTATGCCTTACAAATGAATCCTACTGCCTCCACGACTGGACAATGTACCCAGACTATCAGTGTGCAACCCAACAGCAGCTATACGCTCAGTGCCTACGTTGACGGCCCCTATGCCTATCTTGGCATCAACGGCGGAGCCAGCAACTGGACCAGTAGTAGCAGCTACACTCTATTGAGCGTTTCCTTCACCACTGGCGCCTCGACCACCAGTGTCACCATTTATGTGCACGGCTGGTATGTGCAGGGAAGCGTCTACGTCGACGACGTCAACCTGAGCGGGCCTGCGGGCAGCGCAACTGCAACGCCATCACCCACAGCGACCAGCAGTCCAACCCCGACCCCCAGCCCGACGCCAGCCCCGACCAGCACACCTACGCCCAAACCCACCAGTACAGCTGCGCCGACCCCGACCCCAACACCCTGCACCAGCTGCGGCGGCAGCCTTTCGCGCCATGTCTTAACCGGCTACTGGCAAGACTTCACCAACGGAGCCACTCCGCTCAGACTGAGCGCCATCAACTCCTACTACAACCTGATCGCTGTCGCCTTTGCCAACGCTGACCCATCGCGCCCAGGCGCTGTCACCTTTAGCATCGACTCCGGACTTTCCTCGGCGCTAGGGGGCTACACCACCAGCCAGTTCATCAGTGACATTGCTACTTTGCACTCGCAAGGGAAAAAGGTCATCATCTCTGTTGGCGGTCAGAATGGCACCATCACAGTGAACGACGCAACCAGCGCTACCAACTTCGCCAATAGCGTCTACCAGCTCATGACCACCTACGGCTTCGACGGCGTCGACATTGATCTTGAAAACGGGATCAACCCGACCTATCTGGCCAGTGCACTACGTCAGCTCTCGGCGCTCGCCGGGCCGAACCTCATCATTACACTGGCTCCTCAGACCATCGATATGCAGTCGACGGGGGGCGCCTACTTCCAGCTCGCCCTCAACATCAAAGACATTCTGACCCTCGTCAATACCCAGTATTACAACTCAGGGACGATGAACGGCTGCGATGGCAAGGTCTATGCTCAGGGCAGCGAGGACTTCATCACCGCACTGACCTGTATCCAGTTGCAAGGAGGACTACGCCCCGACCAGGTCGGTCTTGGACTCCCTGCCTCTCCTTCGGCGGCTGGTGGTGGTTATGTCGCCCCATCCGTGGTCAATGCAGCCCTTGACTGTCTCAGCCGCGGCACCAACTGCGCAAGCTTCAAACCCTCGACGACTTACCCTGGTTTGCGCGGAGCCATGACCTGGTCGATTAACTGGGATGCCTCGAATGGCTACGCCTTCGCTAATACCGTAGGGCCTCACCTCAGCAGCTTGCCCTAG
- a CDS encoding helix-hairpin-helix domain-containing protein → MHHILKLTQTIQVLPSRTGYERRAVQQPMLPGLEPEPLEERRPVRSNRQLAEVLASVAELLELQHGNPYRIQAYRNVARAILALQEPVVEIIARGEPLPIEGLGRRMRAHIAELLQRGTLTFSHDLLPQGLPAGARRLLAIEHIGPRTALRLYEELGIDSAEKLWQAANEQRLRRLPGFGPRSEERLKQAATRALQGQEPEPPASLGGAA, encoded by the coding sequence ATGCATCATATTCTGAAACTTACCCAGACCATTCAAGTGCTGCCGAGCCGAACAGGCTACGAGCGACGGGCGGTCCAGCAGCCGATGCTCCCCGGGCTGGAGCCAGAGCCTCTGGAGGAGCGCCGGCCTGTCCGCAGCAATCGTCAGCTTGCCGAGGTCCTGGCCAGTGTAGCCGAGCTGCTTGAGTTGCAGCACGGCAACCCTTACCGCATTCAGGCCTACCGTAACGTGGCGCGGGCGATCCTCGCTCTCCAAGAGCCGGTTGTGGAGATCATCGCGCGGGGTGAGCCCCTGCCCATTGAGGGGCTGGGTCGCCGCATGCGGGCCCATATCGCTGAGTTGCTGCAGCGGGGGACCCTGACCTTCTCTCACGACCTCCTTCCCCAGGGTCTGCCAGCAGGAGCGCGTCGTCTCCTGGCGATCGAGCATATCGGACCACGTACAGCCCTGCGGCTCTACGAGGAATTGGGCATCGATTCCGCCGAAAAGCTGTGGCAGGCCGCTAACGAGCAACGCCTGCGTCGGCTGCCGGGCTTCGGTCCTCGCAGTGAGGAGCGCCTGAAGCAAGCAGCCACGCGCGCCCTTCAGGGGCAGGAGCCGGAGCCACCGGCTAGCCTGGGAGGCGCAGCCTGA
- a CDS encoding alpha/beta hydrolase, with protein sequence MQLEKSRIGKELREEDTYTLRETLLRIEPTVDLYIREKWIPGHDTKLPVVLLHGAGMDGSGYDVPVAHASLVNALAQHGSRTFAFDFRGHGRSSRVVDGKSVTVESSVADTAAVLDFVRHITGQEQAILIGESYGTMVAPVVAERYPERVAGLALLGLIYAALATPIDEMLAELEQAPCGYAFTTEEEWEMFAPSAAPAVLQWHQAHFGTAYAYPVGPYLEAGRLPHAQNLSRISSPILVVTGDQDPFASLEDTQRFLASVSSSHKVHLHQPGVGHMPYVEQRAEEARQAICELINRCSRNAQ encoded by the coding sequence ATGCAGCTTGAGAAATCTCGAATCGGGAAAGAACTCCGGGAGGAGGATACCTATACTCTCCGCGAAACTCTGCTGCGGATCGAGCCAACCGTTGACCTGTATATTCGCGAAAAATGGATCCCGGGACACGACACAAAGTTACCAGTAGTACTGCTACATGGAGCCGGCATGGACGGCAGTGGTTACGACGTTCCCGTGGCTCACGCCTCGCTGGTCAACGCGCTGGCACAGCATGGCTCGCGCACTTTCGCCTTTGACTTTCGCGGTCATGGCCGTTCCAGCCGAGTCGTCGATGGTAAAAGCGTCACAGTCGAGAGTTCAGTAGCCGATACGGCGGCAGTGCTTGACTTTGTGCGCCACATCACTGGTCAGGAACAAGCTATCCTGATCGGCGAGAGCTATGGAACAATGGTGGCCCCAGTAGTGGCGGAGCGCTATCCCGAGCGCGTCGCTGGCCTGGCCTTACTCGGCCTCATCTACGCAGCACTGGCTACGCCAATCGACGAGATGCTGGCAGAGCTGGAACAAGCCCCCTGCGGCTACGCTTTCACCACAGAAGAAGAGTGGGAGATGTTTGCCCCATCAGCAGCACCTGCCGTGCTGCAGTGGCACCAGGCCCACTTTGGAACAGCTTATGCTTACCCGGTTGGCCCCTATCTCGAAGCGGGCCGGCTTCCTCATGCCCAAAACCTCAGTCGCATTAGCAGCCCTATCCTGGTAGTGACCGGCGATCAAGATCCCTTTGCTTCCCTGGAAGACACCCAGCGCTTCCTCGCCTCCGTCTCCAGCTCCCATAAGGTGCACCTCCATCAGCCGGGCGTTGGTCATATGCCCTATGTTGAGCAAAGGGCTGAGGAAGCCAGGCAGGCTATCTGCGAACTGATTAATCGCTGCAGCAGGAACGCTCAATAG
- a CDS encoding APC family permease — MAKEPHEKNKLTSESYVPQTMPVQLNTFDMTANYMLLLFNITISTLLVGSGAGGISYLLLGGLVFFLPCAIVTAQLALLFPHEGALYNWSYKALGQYWSFFSGFCAWLSGALLIIGGPELLVTYLQNLHSGWLSEPWQQGLVIIGLLIFSCVLAQQRLRLVQNIINILTILYFLAVPLMGCAVLIWLLEGHPLATSIVHASDWAIGPGNFITFGYATFAYLSTEVPLILAGEMYPKRKVITRHLLWGTPIVFASYLITALAMLIVQGQQAAYNGFAPVLLLDIVFGKWAGNLILVCILSYFLIVPVFFNSTFARLLMVGAIDKHLPRQIGLLNRNRVPGNAIIFQTCISLTFAAVVFLVIPYLFAPTAASDFATEAYNVLIAAATLVWALSVMFLFIDAMICIFRYPQLLNSRLLFPKPLMKPVLWLCCLPGLLSCLTAMITTVIYPWIPQISASSWWYIVGGLALICLGAAAIGGMIANSGARWQDLTRTE; from the coding sequence ATGGCAAAGGAACCTCACGAAAAGAACAAGTTGACCTCGGAATCCTACGTCCCGCAGACGATGCCCGTGCAGCTCAATACGTTCGATATGACAGCTAACTACATGCTTTTGCTCTTCAACATCACTATCTCAACTCTGCTTGTCGGCAGCGGAGCTGGTGGGATTAGCTATCTGCTGCTCGGTGGCCTGGTTTTCTTCTTGCCATGCGCCATTGTTACTGCCCAGCTAGCATTGCTCTTTCCTCATGAGGGCGCTCTCTATAACTGGAGCTACAAAGCCTTGGGGCAATACTGGAGCTTCTTCTCAGGCTTCTGCGCCTGGCTCTCCGGAGCCCTCCTTATCATTGGCGGGCCCGAGCTGCTCGTTACCTACCTGCAAAACTTGCACAGTGGCTGGCTGAGTGAACCCTGGCAGCAGGGACTCGTGATCATCGGGTTGCTCATTTTCTCCTGTGTGCTCGCTCAACAGCGCCTTCGCCTTGTTCAGAATATCATTAATATATTGACAATACTTTACTTTCTAGCAGTTCCTCTGATGGGATGCGCTGTACTGATCTGGCTGCTGGAAGGGCATCCTCTGGCCACGAGCATTGTCCACGCTTCCGACTGGGCCATCGGCCCAGGGAATTTTATTACCTTTGGCTACGCCACCTTTGCCTACCTGAGCACCGAGGTCCCCCTGATTCTGGCAGGGGAGATGTACCCCAAGCGCAAGGTGATCACGCGGCATCTTCTCTGGGGCACCCCTATCGTCTTCGCCAGCTACCTGATCACAGCCCTGGCGATGCTTATCGTTCAGGGCCAACAAGCTGCCTACAATGGCTTCGCCCCGGTGCTCCTCCTGGATATCGTCTTCGGCAAGTGGGCGGGGAACCTAATCCTTGTTTGCATCCTGAGCTACTTTCTCATCGTTCCTGTCTTCTTCAATTCCACCTTCGCCCGCCTGCTCATGGTGGGAGCGATCGACAAACACTTGCCACGACAGATCGGCCTGCTCAATCGGAATCGCGTACCGGGGAACGCCATCATCTTTCAGACCTGCATCAGCCTGACCTTTGCCGCCGTTGTTTTTCTGGTCATCCCCTATCTCTTCGCTCCAACAGCCGCGAGTGACTTTGCAACCGAAGCCTACAACGTGCTGATCGCCGCAGCCACCCTTGTCTGGGCCCTCTCCGTCATGTTCCTGTTCATCGACGCCATGATCTGCATATTTCGTTATCCGCAGCTGCTCAATAGTCGTCTGTTATTCCCCAAGCCCTTGATGAAACCTGTGCTCTGGCTGTGCTGCCTGCCAGGACTCCTCTCTTGTCTGACGGCCATGATTACCACGGTGATCTATCCCTGGATTCCCCAGATCAGCGCTAGCTCCTGGTGGTATATCGTCGGCGGCCTGGCCCTGATCTGTCTGGGAGCTGCCGCGATCGGCGGTATGATTGCCAACAGCGGCGCCCGTTGGCAAGACCTAACCAGAACAGAGTGA